In Nostoc piscinale CENA21, the genomic stretch GTAGTCACAGATAGTATTGTGCAAGCCGGAACTCGAATTGGCCCTTACGCTCATTTACGTGGTAATACACAAGTGGGAGAAAATTGCCGTGTCGGTAACTTTGTTGAGTTAAAAAATACACAACTAGGCGAAAAAACCAATGTGGCGCATCTGTCTTATTTGGGTGATGCTACAGCTGGTACTCAAGTCAACATTGGTGCAGGCACAATTACCGCTAATTATGATGGTGTCAAAAAACACAGAACCAAGATTGGCGATCGCACCAAAACAGGTTCTAATAGCGTCTTAGTTGCACCAGTGACTTTGGGTGATGATGTCTATGTAGCCGCAGGTTCTACAGTCACCGAAGATGTTCCTAACGATAGTTTAGTGATTGCTCGTAGCCGTCAGGTAGTCAAACAAGGGTGGCGAAGGAAGAGTGCTGAGTGCTGAGTATGAAAAGTTGTGAGCTATCAGGACTGTATCAACTTATCTAACTACAACTCAAACTAACTCAGCACTCAGCACTAAGATATACAGCCGATTTGTGTACCAACAGCCATTTCTAAAGTGTCGCCAATTTTTTCACCGTCGTGATAGGCGGCGAGTAAAACTTGGCTAGTTTTACCCCAGGCGATCGCGCCACTAGCATCTAAAGCGATCGCCCCTAAATCTCTTTGATGTTCATGGGCTTCAGCAAAAGAGCGTTGCATGGCATCTTTGAGCGTCATCCCATCAGTTACCCGCACTACAATTCTGGGTGCTAAACATTCATCGATAATATCTTCACCAATACCAGTACAGCTAACAGCCGCATGACCAGTTGCATAATTCCCCGCCGGCATAGCTGAATCACTGACTCGACCAATGCGTTCAAAGCCTTTACCCCCGGTGGATGTCCCGACTGCGAGTCCACCATGAGCATCTAAAGCAACTACGCCAATTGTGCCACGTCCGGCATTGCTGGTTTCTAATAACTCTGGCTCTGCTATTACCCCAGCCATTGTTCTTTTAAAATTATCTTGACGTTCTTGAATCCATTCTTGTAACCGTAATTCAGTTAAAGCATTGTAGCTGGGGACTTGTAACTCGCGGGCTAATTCCGCCGAACCGTAATCTGACAATACGCGGTCAGGGGAATTTTGTAGAAAATAGGCTAATTCAATGGGGTTTTTCACCCGCGAGACATTAATCACACCGCTAAAACGTCCTGACATGCCATCCATTAAGGAAGCACTCATCCGAATTTGACCATCAGATTGCAGTACTGAACCAGTACCAGCGTTAAACCGAGGGTCATCTTCTAATAATTGGCAACCCCGCAGTACTGCTGCGGCAGCGTTGGCCCCTGATAATAACAAAGCATAAACATCTTCAATGACTGCATGGAGCGATCGACGTACAGTCTCTAATCCTCCTTTGCCGTGGAGAGAACTACCAGCCCCTCCATGAATAATTAATTTTGGTTGCACCTTTACCTGCATTTATAAATTTATTGCGCTATTTGCGTCTGAGTTAAAGTTGATTTTACACTTCACACTTGCTTGTTCATACTTCATATTTCAGCTCTTACTCGGTTTTGGCCTCAGAACGGCGACGGCGACAACGTTCTGAGCAATATTTCACTTCATCCCAGCAATCTTGCCACTTCTTTCGCCAAGTGAAGGGACGTTGACATACAGGGCAGATTTTTGTAGGTAGGTCAGATTTAGAACGATAGCGCCCCATATAAATACTGTAAAAATATCAAGTTGAATTCTGAGAGAGACGAAAAATAATTATAACCAGTTTGCTAAAAAGGCGGGAGGCTGGAGATGATGTAGCATATTTGCTATGTGAATAAAAGAGACAAGGAAGACAAGGGAGACAGATGTTGATAAATCATTTAGGATTTGCGATATCGCATTTATTGAGTTGATTTCTATACAATCAATTAAGCAATTATTTGCTGGCTAATGGGAATGGTGATGACAAACTCTGTTCCTTGTCCTGGTTGGGAGTAACATTCCAACTTGCCGGCGTGTTTTTCTGTAATGATTTGATAACTGATGGACATTCCCATCCCAGTTCCTTTACCAACGGGCTTGGTGGTAAAGAAGGGATTGAAAATTTGTTTTTTGATTTGTTCAGACATACCCATTCCATTGTCAGCGATCGCAATTGTTACCCAGTCAGCATCAATTACCCCAGTCCGAATTGTAATTTTCGGTTGTTCATCTTTCCTCGCTCCCATTTCTAAAGCATCAATGGCGTTTGTCAGAATATTCATCAACACCTGATTGAGTTGTCCGACGTAGCATTCTACTAAAGGTAAAGAAGCATAATCTCTAATGACTTGAATTTCGGGAAATTCAGGCTTTTCTTTGAGACGATGTTGCAAAATCATCAAAGTACTATCTATGCCTTCGTGAATATCAACATCTTTAAATTCGGCTTCATCCATCCGTGAGAAGTTACGTAGAGATAACACAATCTGACGGATGCGTTGAGTCCCAATTTTCATGGAATGCAAGATTTTTGGTAGGTCTTGCTGTATGTAATCTAAGTCAATTTCCTCCGAAAAAGCTTGAAATTCCGGTAGGTTCATTGCTTGGCATAAGTTAATCACCTCCAATAAATCTTGGGTATGTTCTTCCAAATGGGTAAGATTACCATGAATAAAATTTACAGGGTTGTTGATTTCATGGGCTACTCCCGCAACTAATTGTCCCAAACTAGACATTTTCTCAGCTTGAACCATTTGTGCTTGGGTGCGTTGCAGTTCTTGTAGAGTTTGGGCTAAGTCTTCGGCTTGTTGTTTCAGCTGCACTTCGATTTTTTGGCGATCGCTCAGATCACGCACAATAGTCGAAAAATATTCAACCTGGCCATTGTCAGATTTGTGAGCTATTACTACCTGAGACACAGGGATTTCACGTCCAGTTTGATCGATAACCGCAGTTTCACCCGTCCAAGCTCCTGAACGCATGGCTTCCGGTAAGGCTTGGTTAAGAATAATTTCTGTTGCCCACTCTGGATGAACGTTGGGAATCGAATGGTTACTCATATCTGTTTGATTACATAAGCCTAATAACTGTCGCCAAGATTTGTTGAGATATAGAGTATTACCCATAAAATCGGCAGTGCCGATCAAATCAGGCGTAGCTTCTAAGATAGTTATTAGTCTTTCTTGCTCTTCTTCTGCTTTTTTACGCTCACTAATATCACGCACTACTGAAAGAGCATGAGGTTTGCCATTGTAGTTCAAAAGTCTGCCTGTAACTTCGATATCAAAATAACTACCATCTTTGCGGATGTCTACCGCTTGAGTGTGATATTCGACTCCCATCTTAATGGCATTG encodes the following:
- a CDS encoding isoaspartyl peptidase/L-asparaginase, translated to MQVKVQPKLIIHGGAGSSLHGKGGLETVRRSLHAVIEDVYALLLSGANAAAAVLRGCQLLEDDPRFNAGTGSVLQSDGQIRMSASLMDGMSGRFSGVINVSRVKNPIELAYFLQNSPDRVLSDYGSAELARELQVPSYNALTELRLQEWIQERQDNFKRTMAGVIAEPELLETSNAGRGTIGVVALDAHGGLAVGTSTGGKGFERIGRVSDSAMPAGNYATGHAAVSCTGIGEDIIDECLAPRIVVRVTDGMTLKDAMQRSFAEAHEHQRDLGAIALDASGAIAWGKTSQVLLAAYHDGEKIGDTLEMAVGTQIGCIS
- a CDS encoding PAS domain S-box protein; this translates as MTSESQTRIAQLEKELQDTQQLLQNHQQAEIDLKASQAELLALFNAIQDVIIILDSEGRYLKIAPSCAPLLYQPPAELVGKTMHEVLPCTFADSFLSCIHKALKTGKMVKLEYSLPIGEQEVWFEANIAPMTENTVVCVARDISDRKATEAALLENETKYRNLVENISDLIFSMSLEGTFIYASPQYKNILGWEPSELLGQPFAPLLHPDDLLLAQKSVEEMIATNGQRTQLEFRHQCKDGSWRWMRSITSPMFNSEGQLIGFHGVLSDISDRKATEAALSQKEAQYRSIFEAVSDGISVVDLDTGKIVAANPSFCKMHGYTQAEFFYLNPTDFVHPSSFEKFGEFINAIKMGVEYHTQAVDIRKDGSYFDIEVTGRLLNYNGKPHALSVVRDISERKKAEEEQERLITILEATPDLIGTADFMGNTLYLNKSWRQLLGLCNQTDMSNHSIPNVHPEWATEIILNQALPEAMRSGAWTGETAVIDQTGREIPVSQVVIAHKSDNGQVEYFSTIVRDLSDRQKIEVQLKQQAEDLAQTLQELQRTQAQMVQAEKMSSLGQLVAGVAHEINNPVNFIHGNLTHLEEHTQDLLEVINLCQAMNLPEFQAFSEEIDLDYIQQDLPKILHSMKIGTQRIRQIVLSLRNFSRMDEAEFKDVDIHEGIDSTLMILQHRLKEKPEFPEIQVIRDYASLPLVECYVGQLNQVLMNILTNAIDALEMGARKDEQPKITIRTGVIDADWVTIAIADNGMGMSEQIKKQIFNPFFTTKPVGKGTGMGMSISYQIITEKHAGKLECYSQPGQGTEFVITIPISQQIIA
- a CDS encoding DUF2256 domain-containing protein, with amino-acid sequence MGRYRSKSDLPTKICPVCQRPFTWRKKWQDCWDEVKYCSERCRRRRSEAKTE